In the genome of Rhodoplanes sp. Z2-YC6860, one region contains:
- a CDS encoding alpha/beta fold hydrolase, with protein MAGHIDGPLYYERMGRTGPVMAFVHPNPMDQSCWIFQMAHMSTWFRCIAIDIPGYGRSPKARDGLTMSDMAEGCWEAIETEFPKEPAILVGCSVGSAILPYMHHARPSKTKALIMCGTGYNPGKEFTGHRIKQYTDRGIGYRWDYTFEDLSPTFRQTPLAMYFADMFVERNAQADLDTIVRQFLALKAPDAADHYSSVKCPSIILSGSEDGIHKSAFALKEQIPNCAMRILHGAGHACQMEQPWLFDRYMIEFLKDHSLFPAGRQS; from the coding sequence ATGGCCGGCCACATCGACGGACCGTTGTATTACGAGCGCATGGGCCGCACCGGGCCGGTCATGGCCTTCGTGCATCCCAACCCGATGGACCAGTCGTGCTGGATTTTCCAGATGGCGCATATGTCCACCTGGTTTCGCTGCATCGCCATCGACATTCCGGGCTACGGCCGTTCGCCAAAGGCGCGTGACGGCCTGACCATGAGCGACATGGCGGAGGGCTGCTGGGAGGCTATAGAGACGGAATTTCCCAAGGAGCCCGCGATCCTGGTCGGCTGTTCGGTCGGCTCCGCCATTCTCCCCTACATGCACCACGCGCGGCCGAGCAAAACCAAAGCGTTGATCATGTGCGGCACCGGTTACAATCCCGGCAAGGAGTTCACGGGACATCGCATCAAACAATACACAGACCGGGGTATCGGCTATCGCTGGGATTACACCTTCGAGGACTTGAGCCCGACGTTTCGCCAAACGCCACTGGCCATGTACTTCGCCGACATGTTCGTAGAGCGCAATGCGCAGGCCGACCTCGACACGATTGTCCGCCAATTCCTGGCCCTCAAGGCGCCGGACGCCGCGGACCACTACTCGAGCGTAAAATGCCCGTCGATCATCCTGAGCGGCAGCGAGGATGGAATCCACAAGTCGGCATTCGCGCTGAAGGAGCAGATCCCCAATTGTGCGATGCGGATTCTTCATGGCGCGGGCCATGCCTGCCAGATGGAGCAACCGTGGCTGTTCGACCGCTACATGATCGAATTTTTGAAGGACCACAGCTTGTTCCCTGCGGGGCGCCAGAGTTAA
- the msrA gene encoding peptide-methionine (S)-S-oxide reductase MsrA — translation MFMFKKSLDIPTKAEALPGRSTPIRTASNHFVNGHPLKGPYPAGTETAIFGMGCFWGAERKFWELPEGVTVTAVGYAGGHTPNPTYEEVCSGRTGHNEVVLVAYDPKTISYETLLKTFWENHDPTQGMRQGNDVGTQYRSGIYTTSPAQKKAAEDSKAMFGKALATKDYGVITTEILDAPEFYFAEDYHQQYLAKNPFGYCGLGGTGVSCPIGTGVKAAVAS, via the coding sequence ATGTTCATGTTCAAGAAGTCCCTCGACATTCCGACCAAAGCCGAGGCTTTGCCGGGCCGGTCGACCCCGATCCGCACCGCGTCCAACCACTTCGTCAACGGCCATCCGCTGAAGGGGCCGTACCCGGCGGGCACCGAGACCGCAATCTTCGGCATGGGCTGCTTCTGGGGCGCCGAGCGCAAGTTCTGGGAGCTGCCCGAGGGCGTCACTGTCACCGCGGTGGGCTATGCCGGCGGCCACACGCCGAACCCGACCTATGAGGAGGTGTGTTCGGGCCGCACCGGGCACAACGAGGTGGTGCTCGTGGCCTATGACCCCAAGACGATCTCCTACGAGACGCTGCTCAAGACCTTCTGGGAGAACCACGATCCGACCCAGGGCATGCGCCAGGGCAACGACGTCGGCACCCAGTATCGCTCCGGCATCTATACGACCTCGCCGGCGCAGAAGAAGGCCGCCGAGGATTCGAAGGCGATGTTCGGAAAGGCGCTCGCCACCAAGGACTACGGCGTGATCACGACCGAGATCCTCGACGCGCCGGAGTTCTACTTTGCCGAGGACTATCACCAGCAGTATCTGGCGAAGAATCCGTTCGGCTACTGCGGCCTCGGCGGCACCGGCGTGTCTTGCCCGATCGGCACCGGGGTGAAGGCGGCGGTGGCGTCGTAA
- a CDS encoding response regulator: MDHRPHIVVVEDEATQRQLLCDYLDKQNFRVSSADGGVALRRLVEREPPALVLLDVGLPGEDGFALARWLRERSGRIGIIMVTASSDTVDRVVGLETGADDYIGKPYEPRELLARVKSVLRRVTGAPTASGPRVRMGRRVLDLEKRVLVDPADGSEETLTASEYDLLKLFAENPNRPLQRDWLLESAAHREMEAFDRAIDLRITRLRKKIEADPAHPDSIRTVRGVGYMFVPPKD; encoded by the coding sequence ATGGATCACCGTCCGCATATCGTCGTGGTGGAGGACGAGGCGACCCAGCGTCAGCTCCTCTGCGACTATCTCGACAAGCAGAACTTCCGCGTCAGCAGCGCCGACGGGGGCGTGGCGCTGCGCAGGCTTGTCGAGCGCGAACCGCCGGCGCTGGTGCTGCTCGACGTGGGCCTGCCCGGCGAGGACGGCTTCGCGCTGGCGCGCTGGCTTCGCGAGCGCAGCGGCCGCATCGGCATCATCATGGTGACGGCGTCGTCCGATACCGTGGACCGCGTGGTCGGCCTCGAGACCGGCGCCGACGATTACATCGGCAAACCCTACGAGCCGCGCGAGTTGCTCGCCCGCGTGAAAAGCGTGCTCCGCCGAGTCACCGGCGCACCGACCGCCTCGGGCCCGCGGGTGCGCATGGGCCGCCGGGTGCTCGACCTCGAAAAGCGCGTACTGGTCGATCCCGCCGACGGCAGCGAGGAGACGCTGACGGCAAGCGAATACGACCTGCTCAAGCTGTTCGCCGAAAACCCCAACCGGCCGCTGCAGCGCGACTGGCTCCTGGAATCGGCGGCCCACCGCGAGATGGAAGCCTTCGATCGCGCCATCGACCTCCGAATCACGCGGCTGCGCAAAAAGATCGAGGCCGATCCAGCGCACCCGGATTCCATTCGCACGGTGCGAGGGGTGGGTTATATGTTCGTGCCGCCAAAGGATTAG
- the nhaA gene encoding Na+/H+ antiporter NhaA, translating to MTTPPRHPPPSMLRQLLAHEASGGLILIASAVVALVVANSSAASLYETVLAGKFAGLSVLHWINDALMALFFVMVGLEIKRELLDGQLSTWSHRILPGIAAVGGMIAPALVYLAFNSSAASARGWAIPSATDIAFSLGVLALLGSRVPVQIKVFLTALAIIDDLGAIVIIALFYGHDLAPMMLLLAAITFAALLALNRVGVLRLVFYIPLGLLLWFFVLKSGIHATIAGVLFAITIPLERSPGHPDDAHSPLHRMEHALHPYVAFLILPVFGFANAGVSLTGLGLADLMKPVTLGCLLGLFVGKQIGVFGFTFLAVKFGVARKPAGTSWVQLYGIALLCGIGFTMSLFIGLLAFGEAGPLQDQTKIGVLAGSVISALAGWAVLRFGTVSFDKALKSQG from the coding sequence ATGACGACACCGCCGCGCCATCCTCCGCCGTCGATGCTGCGTCAGCTGCTCGCCCATGAGGCCAGCGGCGGGTTGATCCTGATCGCGAGCGCGGTCGTGGCGCTCGTGGTGGCGAATTCCAGCGCGGCAAGCCTCTACGAAACGGTGCTGGCCGGAAAATTCGCCGGCCTGAGCGTGCTGCACTGGATCAATGACGCGCTGATGGCGCTGTTTTTCGTCATGGTCGGCCTCGAGATCAAACGCGAACTGCTCGACGGCCAGCTTTCAACCTGGTCGCATCGAATATTGCCGGGAATCGCAGCGGTCGGCGGTATGATCGCCCCGGCGCTGGTCTATCTCGCATTCAACTCCTCGGCTGCCAGCGCGCGTGGCTGGGCGATTCCGTCGGCGACCGACATCGCCTTTTCGCTCGGTGTGCTGGCGCTGCTCGGCTCCCGCGTGCCGGTGCAGATCAAGGTGTTTCTCACCGCGCTCGCGATCATCGACGACCTTGGCGCCATCGTCATCATCGCGCTGTTCTACGGCCACGATCTTGCGCCGATGATGCTGCTGCTCGCCGCGATCACGTTCGCGGCGCTGCTAGCGCTCAACCGCGTGGGCGTGCTGCGGCTTGTGTTCTATATCCCGCTCGGTTTGCTGCTCTGGTTTTTCGTGCTGAAATCCGGCATCCACGCCACCATTGCCGGCGTCCTGTTCGCCATCACGATTCCATTGGAGCGCTCGCCCGGGCATCCCGACGATGCGCATTCGCCGTTGCATCGCATGGAGCACGCGCTGCATCCTTATGTCGCGTTCCTGATTCTGCCGGTGTTCGGCTTCGCCAATGCCGGCGTCTCGCTGACAGGCCTGGGTTTGGCCGATCTCATGAAGCCGGTGACCTTGGGCTGTCTGCTCGGGCTGTTCGTCGGCAAGCAGATCGGCGTGTTCGGCTTCACGTTTCTCGCTGTGAAGTTCGGCGTCGCGCGCAAGCCCGCTGGTACGAGCTGGGTGCAGCTCTACGGCATTGCGCTCCTCTGCGGCATCGGCTTCACGATGAGCCTGTTCATCGGGCTTCTGGCCTTTGGCGAAGCGGGACCGCTTCAAGACCAGACCAAGATCGGCGTTTTGGCCGGCTCCGTGATCTCGGCGCTGGCCGGCTGGGCGGTGCTGCGGTTCGGAACTGTGTCTTTCGATAAAGCACTGAAATCGCAGGGATAA
- a CDS encoding Bug family tripartite tricarboxylate transporter substrate binding protein → MSILRRDVLRLSAGLAALPAVSRLAFADTYPSRPVRVLVATSAGGSTDIIGRLVAQYLSDKLGQSFFVENRPGGGNNIGTEMAAHAPPDGYTLFMANSVNAINNSLYENLNYVFMSDFVPIVNTMTSPCLMMVHPSVPAKTAAEFIALAKANPGKINMGSGGIGSTGHLGGELLQMMAGIKLTHVPYRGEAPAMTDLIAGHCQMVIATTGSAMEYCKAGSVRAIAVTLDMKLDALPDVKPLSDLLPGYMAIGWSGLVAPKDVPAEIVALLHKHASDALAQPNIKQRVIDMGGVVPGGTAADFGRFMAEDTERWAKVIKVANIKLN, encoded by the coding sequence ATGAGCATCTTGCGCCGAGACGTTCTACGCCTTTCCGCCGGCCTCGCTGCACTGCCTGCAGTGTCGCGGCTCGCCTTCGCCGACACTTATCCGTCGCGTCCGGTCCGCGTCCTGGTCGCGACATCGGCCGGCGGCTCGACCGACATCATCGGGCGGTTGGTGGCGCAATATCTCAGCGACAAGTTGGGCCAATCGTTCTTCGTCGAGAACCGGCCAGGCGGGGGCAACAACATCGGCACCGAGATGGCGGCGCATGCGCCGCCCGACGGTTACACGTTGTTCATGGCGAACTCGGTCAACGCCATCAACAACTCGCTCTACGAGAACTTGAACTACGTCTTCATGAGCGACTTCGTCCCGATCGTGAATACGATGACCTCGCCGTGTCTGATGATGGTTCATCCGTCGGTGCCGGCGAAGACGGCGGCAGAGTTCATCGCGCTTGCCAAGGCCAACCCGGGCAAGATCAATATGGGTTCCGGCGGCATCGGCTCGACTGGCCATCTCGGCGGCGAGCTTCTTCAGATGATGGCAGGGATCAAGCTCACGCACGTTCCTTATCGCGGCGAGGCGCCGGCGATGACAGATCTCATCGCCGGGCACTGCCAGATGGTCATCGCCACCACAGGCTCGGCAATGGAATATTGCAAGGCCGGCTCGGTACGCGCGATCGCGGTGACGCTCGACATGAAGCTCGACGCGCTGCCGGACGTGAAGCCTTTATCGGACCTCCTGCCTGGTTACATGGCCATCGGCTGGAGCGGTCTGGTTGCGCCAAAAGACGTACCGGCCGAGATCGTTGCGCTGCTCCACAAGCATGCCAGCGACGCGCTCGCCCAACCCAACATCAAGCAGCGCGTCATTGACATGGGCGGCGTGGTGCCCGGCGGCACGGCCGCCGACTTTGGGCGGTTTATGGCCGAGGACACCGAGCGCTGGGCGAAGGTGATCAAGGTCGCCAACATCAAGCTGAATTAG
- a CDS encoding polysaccharide biosynthesis/export family protein encodes MRLRLVHVVPFLALAVSACAGPRAHTVALQPTPIEASDLDARMYGAPQPQSYAVRQATRAVPVTAMMEDGPYKLDSGDRLRIVVFGQDTLSNNYTVDAQGHINMPLIGSVPARGSTTAQLSGAITSRLKQSFIRDPSVAVDVETYRPFFVLGEVTFPGQYPYVPNMTVENAIAIAGGFTPRAYKDTVKVTRQVQGSETRYELQPPMPVRPGDTITVTERWF; translated from the coding sequence ATGCGCCTGCGTTTGGTCCACGTCGTACCGTTTCTTGCTCTCGCCGTTTCGGCCTGTGCGGGCCCGCGCGCGCACACCGTGGCGCTGCAGCCCACCCCGATCGAGGCTTCCGATCTCGACGCGCGAATGTATGGCGCGCCGCAGCCGCAATCTTACGCGGTGCGGCAGGCGACCCGCGCGGTGCCGGTCACGGCGATGATGGAAGACGGGCCCTACAAGCTCGACAGCGGCGACCGGCTCCGCATCGTGGTGTTCGGCCAGGACACGCTCAGCAACAACTACACGGTCGACGCCCAGGGCCACATCAACATGCCGCTCATCGGCAGTGTGCCGGCGCGCGGCTCGACCACCGCGCAACTGTCGGGGGCGATCACCAGCCGCCTGAAACAGAGCTTCATCCGCGATCCGAGCGTCGCGGTCGATGTCGAAACCTACCGGCCGTTCTTCGTGCTCGGCGAGGTCACCTTCCCGGGGCAGTATCCTTACGTGCCCAACATGACGGTCGAGAACGCCATTGCGATCGCCGGCGGCTTCACGCCACGCGCCTACAAGGACACGGTCAAGGTGACGCGGCAGGTCCAGGGCTCGGAGACCCGCTACGAACTGCAACCGCCTATGCCGGTGCGGCCGGGTGACACCATCACGGTGACCGAACGCTGGTTCTGA
- a CDS encoding GlcG/HbpS family heme-binding protein, whose protein sequence is MIRLKMFVCAGVLALLAVMPAKAQTPPPPYGPAIGLENARKAMTAAEGEATKNNWAVVISIIDSGGHIVMLHRRDDVQLSSIELSQGKAKTALMFKRPSKVLDDAIAGGGPGLRFLALKDIVPLEGGLPLIVDGKIVGAIGVSGVLSSQDAQIARAGADALK, encoded by the coding sequence ATGATCAGGCTGAAGATGTTCGTGTGCGCTGGTGTGTTGGCGCTGCTGGCGGTGATGCCGGCCAAGGCGCAGACCCCGCCGCCGCCGTACGGGCCGGCGATCGGCCTTGAGAATGCCCGCAAGGCGATGACGGCGGCCGAGGGTGAGGCCACCAAGAACAACTGGGCCGTGGTGATCTCGATCATCGACAGCGGCGGGCACATCGTGATGCTGCACCGGCGCGACGACGTGCAGCTCTCCTCGATCGAGTTGTCCCAAGGCAAAGCCAAGACCGCGCTGATGTTCAAGCGACCGTCCAAAGTGCTGGACGACGCCATTGCCGGCGGCGGCCCCGGCCTGCGCTTTCTCGCCCTGAAGGATATCGTGCCGCTGGAAGGCGGATTGCCGCTGATCGTCGATGGCAAGATCGTCGGCGCAATCGGCGTTTCGGGCGTGTTGTCGTCGCAGGACGCGCAGATTGCCCGCGCCGGCGCGGACGCTTTGAAGTAA